Proteins from a single region of Hordeum vulgare subsp. vulgare chromosome 6H, MorexV3_pseudomolecules_assembly, whole genome shotgun sequence:
- the LOC123404785 gene encoding pentatricopeptide repeat-containing protein At5g39350: MMILVPSPLVRQCLALLRSKNATPLSPTTTAQLHALLLTSGHLHDSSIYPLFMLHCASGRPSDAHNLLAQMPHPPPVSLTNSLLHSYTGLGHHREAVALYSRMRAFDHLTFPLAAKACAGLRLGRHGRAVHCRSLAAGFGRDAYVQNALISMYMSCGDVDDAEAVFGAMKNRSVVSWNAVIAGCVKNGCAERALEVFGEMVADGAGVDRATVVSVLPACARAKNLSIGRAVHRLVEERGLGDYAAVKNALIDMYGKCAGLEEARRVFDGHKYDKNVVSWTVMIGAYVLNDRVDEAFNLVFDMLMTGGAPWPNGVTMAYLLSACSSLPSWRRAKCTHAMCIRLGLQSDIVVETALIDTYAKCHKMKMMELTLRNGSWRTETWNAAISGYSRSEQEKKAVGLFKRMIGESVRPDSATLASILPAYAESADLTQARNIHCFLLTLGFLRSTAITTGLVDVYAKAGDLDIAWTLFDRLPEKDVIAWTAILTGYGMHGHAQTAILLYDRMTELGVKPNTVTFTSLLYACSHAGLIDEGLQLFEDMRNIHGVVPNVEHYLSLVDMVGRAGRIKEAYYLIKDMPFEPSSSVWGALLGACVLHKNVEFGEIAAKHLFELEPENTGSRVLLGNIYAAADRWNDVQEVRKIMERKGLIKESGSSLVETRSEQCRTAIL; encoded by the coding sequence ATGATGATACTGGTACCCAGCCCGCTCGTCCGGCAATGCCTGGCCCTCCTCCGCTCAAAGAACGCGACCCCCCTCtctcccaccaccaccgcccagCTCCACGCTCTCCTCCTAACGTCCGGCCACCTCCACGACAGCAGCATCTATCCCCTCTTCATGCTGCACTGCGCCAGCGGCCGCCCCTCCGACGCCCACAACCTGCTCGCGCAAATGCCCCACCCACCTCCGGTCTCCCTAACCAACTCCCTCCTCCACTCATACACCGGCCTTGGCCACCACAGGGAGGCCGTCGCTCTTTACTCCCGGATGCGTGCCTTCGACCACCTCACCTTCCCCTTGGCCGCCAAGGCCTGCGCCGGCCTCCGCCTCGGCCGCCATGGCCGTGCTGTGCACTGTCGCTCGCTCGCTGCCGGCTTCGGCCGCGACGCGTACGTGCAGAATGCGCTGATTTCCATGTACATGAGCTGCGGCGATGTTGACGACGCGGAGGCGGTGTTTGGTGCGATGAAGAACCGTTCGGTCGTGTCATGGAACGCGGTGATCGCTGGGTGCGTCAAGAACGGCTGTGCAGAAAGAGCGCTGGAGGTGTTTGGCGAGATGGTTGCGGATGGTGCCGGGGTTGACCGTGCCACAGTTGTGTCTGTACTGCCAGCTTGTGCGCGAGCCAAGAATTTGAGCATTGGAAGAGCTGTGCACCGGTTGGTTGAGGAAAGAGGCTTGGGGGATTATGCCGCGGTGAAGAATGCGTTGATTGACATGTATGGGAAGTGTGCGGGATTGGAGGAGGCACGAAGGGTCTTCGATGGCCATAAATATGACAAGAATGTTGTTTCGTGGACAGTCATGATTGGTGCGTACGTGTTGAATGACCGTGTGGACGAGGCCTTTAATCTTGTTTTTGACATGCTCATGACTGGTGGTGCACCATGGCCCAATGGAGTGACCATGGCGTATctactctcagcttgttccagcTTGCCGTCATGGAGGCGTGCAAAGTGCACGCACGCAATGTGCATTAGACTTGGGCTTCAATCAGACATTGTTGTTGAGACTGCACTTATTGACACTTACGCAAAGTGCCAtaagatgaagatgatggagtTGACACTTCGAAATGGCTCATGGCGGACAGAAACATGGAATGCAGCTATCTCTGGTTATAGTCGCAGTGAACAGGAGAAGAAAGCTGTAGGATTATTTAAGCGGATGATTGGAGAATCGGTGCGTCCGGACTCTGCAACACTTGCAAGCATCCTCCCAGCGTATGCAGAATCTGCGGACCTGACACAAGCAAGGAACATCCACTGTTTCTTGCTgactcttgggtttcttcggagCACAGCGATCACAACTGGTTTAGTCGATGTGTATGCCAAGGCAGGTGACCTGGACATAGCATGGACACTCTTCGACAGGCTACCTGAAAAGGATGTTATTGCCTGGACCGCCATCCTCACTGGGTACGGTATGCATGGACATGCCCAAACTGCCATCCTGCTATATGACCGGATGACGGAGTTGGGGGTGAAACCGAACACCGTGACCTTCACCTCCCTGCTGTACGCTTGCAGCCATGCAGGCTTGATAGACGAAGGCCTTCAGCTATTTGAGGATATGCGTAACATTCATGGCGTGGTGCCAAATGTCGAGCACTACCTGTCCCTGGTCGACATGGTTGGCCGTGCTGGGAGGATCAAGGAGGCCTACTACCTCATCAAAGATATGCCATTCGAGCCGAGTTCCTCGGTGTGGGGTGCTCTGCTGGGTGCTTGTGTTCTACACAAAAATGTTGAGTTTGGGGAGATTGCGGCGAAGCATTTATTTGAGCTTGAGCCGGAGAACACCGGCAGTCGTGTGCTCCTTGGGAACATATACGCTGCAGCTGACAGATGGAACGATGTTCAGGAAGTCCGAAAAATTATGGAACGAAAAGGTCTCATCAAAGAATCGGGATCTAGTTTGGTCGAGACGAGGTCTGAACAATGCCGAACGGCGATTTTATAG
- the LOC123404787 gene encoding actin-depolymerizing factor 1, with protein sequence MLVGHKSFWFSHTKEGPCLVKSPSPDVVASCSRPPYILPPLPLFQAFKSCPCLCGCTSPLPSFLFPSPHPCLLLNPRKEGRKQEKASTMSNSASGMAVCDECKLKFQELKAKRSFRFIVFKINEKVQQVVVDRVGEKNESYDDFAACLPADECRYAVFDFDFVTDENCQKSKIFFISWAPDTSRVRSKMLYASSKDRFKRELDGIQVELQATDPSEMSMDIVKARAL encoded by the exons ATGTTGGTTGGACACAAAAGTTTCTGGTTCTCACACACTAAGGAGGGGCCATGCTTGGTCAAAAGCCCCTCCCCGGATGTGGTGGCATCATGCAGCAGGCCTCCCTATATTTTGCCTCCGCTTCCTCTCTTTCAGGCcttcaaatcttgcccctgcttgTGCGGCTGCACATCCCCCCTCCCTTCCTTCCTCTTCCCCTCGCCACACCCCTGTTTGCTTCTCAACCCAAGAAAGGAGGGAAGGAAACAAGAGAAGGCATCAACCATG TCGAATTCCGCGTCAGGAATGGCTGTTTGCGACGAATGCAAACTCAAGTTCCAGGAACTCAAGGCGAAGAGGAGCTTCCGCTTCATCGTGTTCAAGATCAATGAGAAGGTGCAGCAGGTGGTGGTGGACAGGGTCGGGGAAAAAAACGAGAGCTACGATGATTTCGCTGCCTGCTTGCCTGCTGACGAGTGCCGCTATGCGGTATTTGATTTTGACTTCGTCACTGATGAGAACtgccagaagagcaagatcttctTCATCTCTTG GGCTCCTGACACATCCAGGGTGAGGAGCAAGATGCTGTACGCGAGCTCCAAGGACCGCTTCAAGAGGGAGCTGGACGGCATCCAGGTGGAGCTACAGGCGACTGACCCGAGCGAGATGAGCATGGACATCGTAAAGGCGCGAGCCCTCTGA